A part of Acidimicrobiales bacterium genomic DNA contains:
- a CDS encoding ATP-dependent DNA helicase: MAEATAPSPNATLDLLARATAALPGGGEDRPGQQAMAEAVARAVATGRHLLVQAGTGTGKSLAYLVPAALSGRPVVVATATKALQDQLAGKDLPFLAEQLGGTLTYAVLKGRSNYVCRQRLGEIDAAGEQLSLDGLADRAPAEELGQLRAWAATTLTGDRAELPVEPSPAAWAAVSVGARECPGAQRCPRGEVCFTEAARRAAGEADVVVVNLHLYGLHLETGGAVLPEHDVVIIDEAHQLEDVVSSTFGVDLTAGRFAALARTGRSVLEDPPATDAVEAAGVTLALALADHVGRRLRGALEPEIAEAVAAARIAVDGFLAALKGVPTDRGDDTSAKAVRAAKTAGTLADELDAVRQVPPGHVAWVEGPEAAPSLRLAPVDVGPTLAERLWGETTAVLTSATVPPAAVARLGLPPDRVDQIDVGSPFDHEAHGLLYCAAHLPDPRQPTFDAAVHAELAALIEAAGGRTLALFTSYRAMDAAVEVLRPRLSVPVLTQRDKPKPALIRDFTDDEPTCLFATLGFWQGVDVPGRTLSLVTIDRLPFPRPDEPLVQARREAARGEAFRLVDLDRAATLLAQGAGRLIRSATDRGVVAVLDPRLARARYRWDLVRALPPMRRTKDRSEAEAFLRDITG, encoded by the coding sequence GTGGCCGAAGCCACCGCGCCCTCCCCCAACGCCACCCTCGACCTCCTGGCCCGGGCCACCGCCGCCCTCCCCGGCGGGGGCGAGGACCGCCCCGGCCAGCAGGCCATGGCCGAGGCCGTGGCCCGGGCCGTGGCCACCGGCCGCCACCTCCTGGTCCAGGCCGGGACCGGCACCGGGAAGTCGCTGGCCTACCTGGTCCCCGCCGCCCTCTCCGGGCGGCCGGTGGTGGTGGCCACCGCCACCAAGGCCCTCCAGGACCAGCTGGCCGGCAAGGACCTGCCCTTCCTGGCCGAGCAACTGGGCGGCACCCTCACCTACGCCGTGCTCAAGGGCCGGTCCAACTACGTGTGCCGGCAGCGCCTGGGCGAGATCGACGCCGCCGGCGAGCAGCTCTCCCTCGACGGGCTGGCCGACCGGGCCCCGGCCGAGGAGCTGGGCCAGCTCCGGGCCTGGGCCGCCACCACCCTCACCGGGGACCGGGCCGAGCTGCCGGTCGAGCCGTCCCCGGCGGCGTGGGCCGCGGTGAGCGTGGGAGCCCGGGAGTGCCCGGGGGCCCAGCGCTGCCCCCGGGGGGAGGTCTGCTTCACCGAGGCCGCCCGCCGGGCCGCGGGCGAGGCCGACGTGGTGGTGGTGAACCTGCACCTCTACGGGCTGCACCTGGAGACCGGCGGGGCCGTGCTGCCCGAGCACGACGTGGTCATCATCGACGAGGCCCACCAGCTGGAGGACGTGGTGTCGTCCACCTTCGGCGTCGACCTCACCGCCGGCCGCTTCGCGGCCCTGGCCCGGACCGGCCGCTCGGTGCTGGAGGACCCCCCGGCCACCGACGCGGTGGAGGCCGCCGGCGTGACCCTGGCCCTGGCCCTGGCCGACCACGTGGGCCGGCGCCTGCGCGGCGCCCTGGAGCCGGAGATCGCCGAGGCGGTGGCCGCAGCCCGCATCGCCGTCGACGGCTTCCTGGCCGCCCTCAAGGGGGTGCCCACCGACCGGGGGGACGACACCTCGGCCAAGGCCGTCCGGGCGGCCAAGACGGCCGGGACCCTGGCCGACGAGCTGGACGCGGTGCGCCAGGTGCCGCCCGGCCACGTGGCCTGGGTGGAGGGGCCCGAGGCTGCGCCGTCGCTGCGGCTGGCGCCGGTGGACGTCGGGCCCACCCTGGCCGAGCGCCTGTGGGGCGAGACCACCGCCGTGCTGACCAGCGCCACCGTGCCCCCGGCGGCGGTGGCCCGCCTGGGCCTGCCCCCCGACCGGGTCGACCAGATCGACGTGGGCAGCCCGTTCGACCACGAGGCCCACGGCCTCCTCTACTGCGCCGCCCACCTGCCCGACCCCCGCCAGCCCACCTTCGACGCCGCCGTCCACGCCGAGCTGGCCGCCCTCATCGAAGCGGCCGGAGGCCGGACCCTGGCCCTGTTCACGTCGTACCGGGCCATGGACGCCGCGGTGGAGGTGTTGCGGCCCCGCCTGTCGGTCCCGGTCCTGACCCAGCGGGACAAGCCCAAGCCGGCCCTCATCCGCGACTTCACCGACGACGAGCCCACCTGCCTGTTCGCCACCCTGGGGTTCTGGCAGGGGGTCGACGTGCCGGGCCGGACCCTGTCCCTGGTCACCATCGACCGGCTGCCCTTCCCCCGCCCCGACGAGCCGTTGGTCCAGGCCCGGCGGGAGGCAGCCCGGGGCGAGGCCTTCCGCCTGGTCGACCTGGACCGGGCGGCGACCCTGCTGGCCCAGGGGGCCGGCCGCCTCATCCGCTCGGCCACCGACCGGGGCGTGGTGGCGGTGCTCGACCCCCGCCTGGCCCGGGCCCGCTACCGCTGGGACCTGGTCCGGGCCCTGCCCCCCATGCGCCGCACCAAGGACCGCTCCGAGGCCGAGGCCTTCCTGCGCGACATCACCGGCTGA